A genomic window from Chitinophaga pollutisoli includes:
- a CDS encoding alpha/beta hydrolase has protein sequence MLHFRNICLLILLATSPFSVTAQQVVPLYDGKAPGWLPAAATVKENIRTDKTVGLLVSSITEPTLEVFLPEEGKKNGTAVIICPGGGYGVLLLNREGRDVAKAFNGSGVAAFVLKYRLPSTALFSDPVNVPLQDAQRAIQIVRERAEEWKIDPRKVGIMGFSAGGHLAATAGTHFDRPVIGAKPGVSLRPDFMLLINPVISFTDSIGHAGSRRNLLGPSPAPSQVRWFSNELQVTAQTPPAFLVHAGDDTVVGEKNSLLFYQALRAHNIPGSLHIYQKGEHGFLKDLGFGEWFGRCLFWMQQAGWM, from the coding sequence ATGCTTCACTTCCGGAACATCTGCCTGCTCATTTTACTCGCTACATCGCCTTTTTCAGTAACAGCGCAACAGGTAGTGCCGCTCTACGACGGCAAGGCGCCCGGCTGGCTGCCCGCGGCTGCAACGGTGAAAGAGAACATCCGGACGGACAAAACAGTAGGCCTGCTCGTGTCTTCCATTACCGAACCCACGCTGGAAGTGTTTTTGCCGGAAGAAGGGAAGAAGAACGGCACTGCTGTCATCATTTGCCCCGGTGGCGGATATGGTGTTTTGTTGCTCAACCGCGAAGGCCGTGATGTGGCGAAAGCATTTAACGGTTCCGGAGTCGCCGCTTTTGTATTGAAATACCGGCTTCCTTCCACCGCGCTTTTCTCTGATCCGGTTAATGTTCCATTACAGGATGCGCAGCGCGCCATTCAGATCGTAAGGGAGCGCGCGGAAGAATGGAAGATTGATCCGCGAAAAGTAGGCATCATGGGCTTTTCCGCCGGCGGGCACCTCGCCGCTACGGCAGGTACGCACTTCGACAGGCCGGTTATCGGCGCCAAACCCGGAGTTAGCCTCCGTCCCGATTTTATGCTCCTCATTAACCCCGTCATCAGTTTCACCGACAGCATTGGCCACGCCGGTTCGCGGCGCAATCTGCTGGGGCCTTCACCCGCACCTTCGCAAGTGCGCTGGTTTTCCAACGAATTGCAAGTGACTGCCCAAACGCCGCCTGCATTTCTCGTGCATGCCGGCGATGATACTGTGGTAGGGGAGAAAAACAGCCTGCTGTTTTACCAGGCGCTCAGGGCGCATAACATCCCGGGTTCGCTGCACATTTACCAGAAAGGAGAGCACGGATTCCTCAAAGATCTCGGGTTCGGTGAATGGTTCGGTCGCTGCCTGTTCTGGATGCAACAAGCCGGCTGGATGTAG
- a CDS encoding AraC family transcriptional regulator, which translates to MKAILQKVPVFTDSSFAVQEFRSAHFTAPWHFHPEFELVLVMRGTGKRFVGDHICDFSQGDLVLLGPNIPHWYRCDAAHYERDAGLVAESVVVQFTAEFLGERFFGVPEALQVRKLLDKSVLGIAITGATRDRVAEMMLRIRQISGMEKLLHLLQLLHQISIGAGDLHTLSNQGATGTHMRDSERINKIYEYVMQHFTQPISLDDISGILNMCPSTFCRYFRKHTRKNFTHFLNEIRIGHACKMLIEGDVSITEICFMSGYNNIAYFNRQFKAMKQMTPKAFKQAYNNR; encoded by the coding sequence ATGAAAGCAATCCTTCAAAAAGTTCCTGTATTCACGGATTCCTCTTTCGCTGTGCAGGAATTCCGGTCCGCCCATTTTACGGCTCCCTGGCACTTCCACCCAGAATTTGAGCTGGTGCTGGTGATGCGGGGCACCGGGAAGCGGTTTGTGGGCGACCATATCTGCGATTTCTCACAAGGCGATCTCGTGCTGCTGGGCCCCAACATCCCGCACTGGTACCGTTGCGACGCGGCGCATTACGAACGCGATGCCGGGCTGGTAGCGGAATCCGTGGTGGTTCAATTTACCGCGGAGTTCCTGGGCGAGCGTTTCTTCGGCGTTCCGGAGGCATTGCAGGTGCGCAAACTCCTGGACAAATCCGTGCTCGGCATCGCCATAACCGGGGCCACGCGCGACCGGGTGGCGGAGATGATGCTGCGCATCCGGCAGATAAGCGGTATGGAAAAGCTGTTGCATCTTCTGCAGTTATTGCACCAGATCAGCATCGGCGCCGGCGATCTGCACACACTCAGCAACCAGGGCGCCACCGGAACGCATATGCGGGATTCGGAACGCATCAACAAGATCTACGAATATGTCATGCAACACTTTACCCAACCTATTTCGCTTGACGACATCTCCGGTATCCTGAACATGTGCCCTTCGACTTTCTGCCGCTACTTCCGGAAGCACACCCGCAAAAATTTCACGCATTTCCTCAATGAAATCCGCATCGGGCATGCCTGCAAAATGCTCATCGAGGGCGATGTGAGCATAACCGAAATCTGTTTCATGAGCGGGTACAACAACATTGCGTACTTCAACCGTCAATTCAAAGCCATGAAACAGATGACGCCCAAAGCCTTCAAGCAGGCGTACAATAACCGGTAA
- a CDS encoding DUF6620 family protein: MEERYSLVDHPASFKSRGLGQFADSVLPLIDQSISRDAPEAAVVQQIVSKYKGKKVEFLTVADKKGDFNRSTIEVIDWNEAKNRKEDIFKRFLQSPFTNEYLPFGYRLTDDGKEYLYLAETLDTPSPWVRSYGEDSSNTWVGHYYGSSLRNCAIIPFTLPEQYLNRDAFEVASELEALAQENNDASIKAAGFESLAHVNYAIERARRSVTVGIAEAQSLLDEQSKKMEAAMSENIAAAQSGGLLDPIKGISLEDWAAANVQISNGRPLAEVLKVLETEKPVWDEVSAEWMARMSQDTTFAISKVYGDAFTNPNMGRFAQAGGGAAQGSGEADKVKNDFELYIKIMCHQNMASTQGIDAASVLKQYGLSVTDWSMVGAHWAPKMGSDLTLAMKMSPLMEKYNAEFASAGTGSDISF, from the coding sequence ATGGAAGAAAGGTATTCATTAGTAGACCACCCTGCCAGTTTCAAATCCAGGGGCCTCGGCCAGTTCGCCGATTCCGTATTGCCGCTCATCGACCAGTCGATCAGCCGGGATGCACCGGAGGCTGCTGTGGTGCAACAGATTGTTTCGAAGTACAAAGGCAAGAAAGTAGAATTCCTTACAGTGGCCGATAAAAAGGGCGACTTCAATCGCTCCACCATCGAAGTGATCGACTGGAACGAAGCCAAAAACAGGAAAGAAGATATCTTCAAAAGATTCCTGCAATCCCCGTTCACGAACGAATACCTGCCTTTCGGTTATCGCCTGACCGACGACGGGAAAGAATATCTCTATCTCGCCGAAACGCTCGACACACCCTCTCCCTGGGTGCGATCTTACGGCGAAGACAGCAGCAATACCTGGGTAGGCCACTACTACGGCAGCTCCCTGCGCAATTGCGCCATCATACCCTTTACACTTCCGGAGCAATACCTCAACCGGGATGCATTCGAAGTGGCATCGGAATTGGAAGCCCTCGCGCAGGAGAATAACGACGCCAGCATCAAAGCCGCCGGTTTCGAAAGCCTCGCGCATGTCAACTACGCCATCGAACGGGCGCGGCGCAGTGTGACCGTAGGCATCGCCGAAGCGCAGTCACTACTGGATGAGCAATCCAAAAAAATGGAGGCAGCGATGAGCGAAAACATCGCCGCCGCCCAATCCGGCGGACTGCTCGACCCCATCAAAGGCATCAGCCTGGAGGATTGGGCCGCCGCGAACGTCCAGATTTCAAATGGCCGACCGCTCGCTGAAGTGTTGAAAGTCCTGGAAACGGAAAAACCTGTTTGGGATGAAGTATCGGCGGAATGGATGGCGCGGATGTCGCAAGACACTACGTTCGCGATTTCCAAAGTTTACGGCGACGCGTTCACCAATCCCAATATGGGCCGGTTTGCACAGGCAGGCGGCGGTGCGGCGCAGGGTTCGGGCGAAGCGGATAAAGTGAAGAACGATTTTGAGCTTTACATCAAGATCATGTGCCATCAGAATATGGCCAGCACGCAAGGGATCGACGCCGCGTCGGTGCTGAAGCAGTACGGATTGTCGGTGACGGATTGGAGCATGGTGGGAGCGCACTGGGCGCCGAAGATGGGCAGTGATCTTACCCTGGCAATGAAGATGTCGCCCCTGATGGAAAAATACAACGCGGAATTTGCCTCCGCAGGCACCGGAAGCGACATCAGCTTCTAA
- a CDS encoding SPFH domain-containing protein, with amino-acid sequence MSILSGQLRSVIEWSDPAPDLLFERWTEAGDEIKNASKLIVGPGQGCIFVYEGKVEGVFTEEGLYNLETANVPFWTNIKNALYKFESFHKAGLYFFRKADLLNQRWGTPAPITYVDPHYKFPVGVGAFGNFSFRIAEPAAFFRQVVAGAAVYPVRDIQKVLLSRITQPMSDYLANASFGYTEIDKHRNAIAAFCSSAVAPIFGTLGFQLLDFNIEGTRFDPATQERIGRISDMTAEAQALKALGIDYAQHQQLQAMRDMARNEGQGNPGMQMGMGMEMGKIFGQMMQQQTTPQTPTPAPPPADDPMEKLSRLKKMFEAGLINEQEYTAKKQEILSQL; translated from the coding sequence ATGTCAATATTATCTGGTCAGTTACGCTCCGTCATTGAATGGTCCGATCCGGCACCGGACCTTTTATTCGAACGCTGGACGGAAGCGGGTGACGAAATAAAAAATGCCTCCAAATTGATTGTGGGCCCCGGCCAGGGTTGCATTTTTGTGTATGAAGGAAAGGTGGAAGGCGTTTTCACGGAAGAAGGTTTGTACAACCTGGAAACCGCCAACGTCCCCTTTTGGACCAATATAAAAAACGCTTTATACAAGTTCGAATCGTTCCATAAAGCGGGGCTGTACTTTTTCCGGAAAGCCGACCTGCTCAACCAGCGATGGGGCACGCCGGCACCCATTACCTATGTAGACCCGCATTACAAATTCCCCGTTGGCGTGGGAGCTTTCGGCAATTTCTCGTTCCGCATCGCGGAACCCGCGGCATTCTTCCGGCAGGTGGTGGCAGGCGCGGCAGTATACCCGGTGCGCGATATCCAGAAAGTGCTTTTATCGCGTATCACCCAACCCATGAGCGATTACCTCGCCAATGCATCCTTCGGATATACGGAGATCGACAAACACCGCAATGCCATTGCAGCGTTCTGTTCATCCGCCGTAGCGCCGATTTTCGGGACACTGGGATTTCAGCTGCTCGATTTCAACATCGAAGGCACCCGGTTCGATCCCGCCACACAGGAGCGCATCGGCCGTATTTCGGATATGACCGCAGAAGCCCAGGCACTCAAGGCGCTGGGGATCGACTATGCGCAGCACCAGCAACTGCAGGCCATGCGCGACATGGCGCGGAACGAAGGACAAGGGAACCCCGGCATGCAAATGGGCATGGGTATGGAAATGGGTAAGATCTTCGGCCAGATGATGCAACAACAGACAACGCCGCAAACGCCCACCCCCGCGCCCCCTCCGGCAGACGATCCCATGGAAAAACTGTCGCGCCTGAAAAAGATGTTCGAAGCAGGGCTTATCAATGAGCAGGAATACACCGCCAAAAAACAGGAAATACTCTCGCAGTTATAA
- a CDS encoding Gfo/Idh/MocA family oxidoreductase gives MKNIMVPEEMDYAPQMPLKATPIAVIGAGGIVRDAHLPAYRKAGWVIAGICDPLPEKAEALALEFNIPRVFTDIDAMVQAMPAGTVYDIAVPAAALPGVLSRLPQKSVVMMQKPMGENIAEAEEIVRICREKGFTAAVNFQMRFIPAVQLAKKVVENGLIGELHDMEIRMNIYHPWHLWEFLFGIPRMEMLYHSIHYMDMIRYFFGDPAKVYAKTLKHPKMMQLASTRSVILMEYDDIIRAFVNTNHGHEFGLKYQDSFIKLEGTKGAIRTTLGMNLDYPSGVPDTFEYAVLEPGKSPEWKTVALNGTWFPDAFTGSMANLLCYAEGSAPVLVNSIDSAWRTMQLVEAAYLSSDQGGTTIPYSPMR, from the coding sequence ATGAAGAATATCATGGTACCCGAAGAGATGGATTATGCTCCGCAGATGCCTCTAAAAGCCACTCCCATCGCCGTTATTGGCGCCGGGGGCATCGTGCGCGACGCGCATTTGCCCGCCTACCGGAAAGCGGGCTGGGTTATTGCCGGTATCTGCGATCCTTTGCCGGAAAAGGCGGAAGCGCTGGCCCTGGAATTCAATATCCCCCGCGTGTTTACCGATATCGACGCTATGGTACAGGCGATGCCGGCCGGAACGGTGTACGATATCGCGGTACCCGCTGCCGCGCTGCCGGGTGTGCTGAGCCGCCTGCCGCAGAAATCGGTGGTCATGATGCAAAAACCTATGGGTGAAAACATCGCGGAGGCGGAAGAAATCGTGCGCATCTGCCGGGAGAAGGGTTTTACCGCCGCCGTCAATTTCCAGATGCGTTTCATCCCCGCGGTGCAACTCGCCAAAAAAGTCGTGGAAAACGGCCTGATCGGGGAGCTGCACGACATGGAGATCCGAATGAACATCTACCATCCCTGGCACCTATGGGAATTCCTGTTTGGCATTCCGCGGATGGAAATGCTTTATCATAGCATCCATTACATGGACATGATCCGGTACTTCTTCGGCGACCCCGCCAAAGTATACGCCAAAACGCTGAAACACCCGAAAATGATGCAGCTGGCTTCCACGCGATCGGTTATCCTGATGGAATACGACGATATCATCCGCGCTTTCGTCAATACCAACCACGGGCACGAATTCGGGTTGAAATACCAGGATTCTTTTATCAAGCTCGAAGGCACCAAAGGCGCCATCCGAACAACCCTTGGCATGAACCTCGATTACCCCAGCGGCGTCCCGGATACATTCGAGTATGCTGTGCTGGAACCCGGGAAATCGCCGGAATGGAAGACAGTCGCGTTGAACGGCACCTGGTTCCCCGATGCATTCACCGGCTCCATGGCCAACCTGCTGTGCTACGCAGAAGGTTCCGCCCCAGTGCTTGTCAACAGCATCGACAGCGCCTGGCGCACTATGCAGCTGGTGGAAGCCGCATACCTGTCCAGCGACCAGGGCGGTACCACCATTCCCTATTCACCCATGCGCTGA
- a CDS encoding amidohydrolase family protein, whose amino-acid sequence MKMIDTHLHLWDTARLHYLWLQELPQLQGAFLTEQYRQATAGLEVDRMIFVQCECLPDENLAEMDLVLEQAALDPRIAGMVAYAALEQGAASLQAFTGKPFVKGIRRMYDDSPGICCSPLFLESARAMPLHGLSMDISAQPHALADTARMITQCPDTQFILDHLGKPAIRGKQLEVFKRDMDMLAKFPNLAAKLSGLITEAAWHQWQVEEIAPYIHHAISCFGEDRLMFGGDWPVVLLAGNWAKWVEALREILADYPVAVQEKIWYGNATRFYRLD is encoded by the coding sequence ATGAAGATGATCGATACGCACCTGCATCTCTGGGATACGGCAAGGTTGCATTATCTCTGGCTGCAGGAACTGCCGCAGCTGCAGGGCGCTTTTCTTACGGAACAGTACCGGCAGGCGACGGCAGGGCTTGAAGTGGATAGGATGATATTCGTCCAATGCGAGTGTCTGCCGGATGAAAACCTGGCGGAAATGGACCTGGTGCTGGAACAAGCCGCGCTGGACCCGCGCATCGCCGGGATGGTGGCATACGCGGCACTTGAACAGGGAGCGGCTTCCCTGCAAGCGTTTACCGGCAAGCCCTTCGTCAAGGGTATCCGCAGGATGTACGACGATTCCCCCGGCATCTGTTGCAGCCCGCTTTTCCTGGAATCGGCGCGGGCGATGCCGTTGCACGGCCTTAGTATGGACATCAGCGCCCAGCCGCATGCGCTTGCAGATACAGCCCGTATGATCACGCAATGTCCGGATACGCAATTCATCCTCGATCATCTCGGAAAACCCGCCATCAGAGGCAAACAGCTGGAAGTTTTTAAGCGGGACATGGATATGCTGGCGAAGTTTCCAAACCTGGCAGCCAAACTTTCCGGCCTTATCACGGAAGCCGCATGGCATCAGTGGCAAGTGGAGGAAATCGCGCCTTATATTCATCATGCCATCAGCTGCTTTGGCGAAGATCGGCTCATGTTCGGCGGGGATTGGCCGGTGGTGCTGCTTGCGGGCAATTGGGCAAAGTGGGTCGAAGCACTGCGGGAAATCCTCGCGGATTATCCCGTTGCCGTGCAGGAGAAAATCTGGTACGGTAATGCCACCCGTTTTTATCGCCTGGATTAA
- a CDS encoding alpha-L-rhamnosidase C-terminal domain-containing protein has protein sequence MPLFYTKTVRDIADAQRAQGGITETAPYVGIKDASPGDDSGPLGFQAGFPYLVKKMYAHYGDRRIVEENYPALQKQLKFLSSRARNHLFETEDLGDHESLDERAIPLTASVFYALHASMLAEFAAILGKEAEAAEYAALFENIRRAIVDRFYQSATGTFEKGTQTAQIIALWAGIPEKAEEEKSVTALVKAFERKDWHLSTGIFGTKMMFDVLRERDLNDMAYRIADQRTFPGWGHMIENGATTLWETWRYSDNTYSQNHPMFGSVGDWFYLSLLGINPAAPGYRKITLKPQPAGDLNFAKGDVLSPYGKIGSHWTISNGVFTLRAEIPVNTTAEIHIPTRFGTVVKESGKPVQPQRTEQGSAVFAVGSGSYVFETAGR, from the coding sequence ATGCCGCTGTTCTACACAAAAACCGTCCGCGACATCGCCGATGCGCAACGCGCGCAGGGCGGCATCACCGAAACCGCGCCTTACGTCGGGATCAAAGACGCCAGTCCCGGGGATGATTCCGGTCCGCTGGGCTTCCAGGCTGGTTTCCCTTACCTGGTGAAGAAAATGTACGCGCATTACGGCGACCGGCGCATCGTGGAAGAAAACTATCCGGCCTTGCAAAAACAATTGAAATTCCTGTCGTCCCGCGCACGGAATCACCTATTCGAAACTGAGGACCTGGGCGATCACGAGTCGCTGGATGAAAGGGCCATCCCGCTTACCGCTTCGGTATTCTACGCGCTGCATGCGTCCATGCTGGCGGAATTCGCGGCTATCCTCGGAAAAGAAGCGGAAGCAGCGGAGTATGCGGCCTTGTTTGAAAACATCCGCCGGGCGATTGTAGATAGGTTTTATCAATCTGCTACCGGCACATTTGAAAAAGGGACACAAACCGCGCAGATCATCGCGTTATGGGCGGGGATACCAGAAAAAGCGGAAGAGGAGAAATCGGTAACGGCGCTCGTGAAAGCGTTTGAAAGGAAGGATTGGCACCTGTCCACAGGTATTTTCGGCACCAAAATGATGTTTGATGTGCTGCGGGAAAGGGATTTGAACGACATGGCCTACCGCATCGCCGACCAGCGGACCTTCCCGGGCTGGGGACATATGATTGAAAACGGCGCCACCACCTTGTGGGAGACCTGGCGATATTCCGACAACACTTACTCGCAAAACCATCCCATGTTCGGATCGGTGGGCGACTGGTTTTACCTTTCCCTGCTTGGCATCAACCCCGCCGCGCCTGGGTACCGAAAAATCACGCTGAAGCCGCAACCCGCAGGGGATCTGAATTTCGCGAAAGGCGATGTGCTGAGCCCATACGGTAAAATCGGCAGCCACTGGACGATCAGCAATGGCGTGTTTACCCTACGGGCGGAGATCCCCGTCAACACGACCGCGGAAATCCACATCCCCACACGTTTTGGTACGGTGGTGAAGGAAAGCGGGAAGCCCGTGCAGCCGCAACGTACGGAGCAGGGGAGCGCGGTGTTTGCTGTGGGATCGGGGAGTTATGTGTTTGAAACGGCTGGAAGATAG
- the ilvD gene encoding dihydroxy-acid dehydratase → MNNKMNKYSRVLTEDVSQPSSRAMLHATGLTKADFSKAQVGIVSSWFEGNPCNMHLNDLSKLVKQGMEDVGLVGMMFNTIGVSDAMSMGTTGMRYSLPSRDIIADSIETVVSAQWYDGVVSVMGCDKNMPGAVMAMCRLNRPSILVYGGTIHSGNYKGKKINVLSTLEAYGQRIAGELSVEDFEGIIANACPGAGACGGMYTANTMSAAIEALGLSLPYSASNPAVSEEKKEECLRVGKALHHLLQEDIKPSDILSKKSFENAITITMALGGSTNAVLHLIAIARCIGLDLQLADFQRISNSTPLLADLKPSGKYLMEDVHAAGGIPAVIKTLLNAGYLHGDCMTVTGRTLAENHENIAPLPLESGILMPFDKPLKKSGHLQILFGNLAPEGAVAKITGKEGETFEGPARVYNDEFSAIRSLEQGEVKRGDVIVIRYEGPKGGPGMPEMLKVTAAVMGAGLGNTVAVITDGRFSGGTHGFVIGHITPEAFDGGTIALLKDGDIISIDATNNSISVQLSEAEIDGRRAAWTAPR, encoded by the coding sequence ATGAACAACAAGATGAACAAATACAGCAGGGTGCTGACGGAAGATGTCAGCCAGCCCTCTTCCCGCGCCATGCTCCATGCGACCGGACTTACCAAAGCTGATTTCAGCAAAGCGCAGGTCGGGATCGTGAGTTCCTGGTTCGAGGGGAATCCCTGCAACATGCACCTGAACGACCTGTCGAAACTGGTGAAGCAGGGGATGGAAGATGTGGGGCTGGTGGGGATGATGTTCAATACCATCGGCGTGAGCGACGCCATGTCGATGGGTACCACCGGCATGCGCTATTCCCTTCCTTCCCGCGATATCATTGCCGATTCGATAGAAACCGTAGTGAGCGCGCAATGGTACGACGGCGTAGTGTCCGTCATGGGCTGCGACAAAAATATGCCCGGCGCCGTGATGGCCATGTGCCGGCTCAACCGCCCGTCGATCCTCGTCTATGGCGGTACGATCCATTCCGGTAATTACAAGGGGAAAAAGATCAATGTGCTTTCCACACTGGAAGCATACGGACAGCGGATTGCGGGGGAATTATCGGTGGAGGATTTTGAGGGGATCATTGCAAATGCCTGTCCGGGCGCGGGCGCCTGCGGCGGGATGTACACGGCCAACACGATGTCGGCCGCTATTGAAGCCCTGGGCCTGAGCCTGCCGTACAGTGCCTCCAATCCCGCGGTCAGCGAGGAAAAGAAGGAGGAATGCCTGCGGGTGGGCAAGGCTTTGCACCACCTGTTACAGGAAGATATAAAACCCAGTGACATTCTTTCCAAAAAATCCTTCGAAAACGCCATTACGATCACCATGGCGCTGGGCGGATCCACCAACGCTGTGCTGCACTTGATCGCCATCGCCCGCTGCATCGGGCTGGACCTTCAACTGGCCGACTTCCAGCGCATCAGCAACAGCACCCCGCTGCTGGCGGACCTGAAGCCCAGCGGAAAATACCTCATGGAAGACGTTCACGCCGCAGGCGGCATACCCGCCGTGATCAAAACCCTGCTCAACGCGGGCTACCTCCACGGCGACTGCATGACGGTAACGGGGCGTACACTGGCGGAGAACCATGAAAACATTGCGCCATTGCCGTTGGAGTCCGGTATCCTCATGCCTTTTGACAAACCCCTCAAGAAAAGCGGCCATTTGCAGATATTGTTCGGGAACCTGGCGCCGGAGGGGGCTGTTGCCAAGATCACCGGCAAGGAAGGCGAAACTTTCGAAGGCCCCGCCCGCGTCTACAACGACGAATTCAGCGCCATCCGTTCGCTGGAGCAAGGTGAAGTGAAAAGAGGCGATGTGATCGTGATCCGCTACGAAGGCCCGAAAGGCGGCCCGGGCATGCCGGAAATGCTGAAAGTGACGGCAGCCGTGATGGGCGCGGGTTTGGGCAATACCGTTGCAGTGATCACCGACGGCCGCTTTTCCGGCGGCACCCACGGTTTCGTGATCGGCCACATCACCCCCGAAGCTTTCGACGGCGGCACAATCGCCCTGCTGAAGGACGGCGACATTATTTCCATCGATGCCACAAACAATAGCATCAGCGTACAATTGAGTGAAGCGGAAATCGACGGTCGCCGCGCGGCGTGGACGGCCCCCCGTTAA
- a CDS encoding family 78 glycoside hydrolase catalytic domain — protein MQIRNIMLALAVVLWPLGNASAQQGGIRPAQLTCEYQAQPLGIDIQKPRLSWTLTGTGRNLRQTAYEIIVSSSAGNARALKGDVWQSGKITSSENIHITFNGAALQSFTRYWWRVKVYDANDKASAWSAPQWFETAMLQSGEWVGEWIGDGSPQFEKPEDFYKDDPMPLFRKTFLPAKKVTAARLYISGVGYYEAYLNGKKISDHVLDPGWTSYDKRVLYAVHDIAALMQPGQNTAGIMVGNGWYNPLPLQLWGARNWRDFLPTGRPCVKAMIRLTYADGTTEAITTDNSWQTAPGPVIRNNVYLGEHYDARKEVKNWAAANPTGSWKDAVPVTGPNGILQAQQQPPIRVTKVLQPRSIREVKPGVYLLDMGQNFAGVVRIHVQGPAGRQVVLRFGEDTLKNGEINVMTSVAGQIKNNNGGPGAPPVAWQEDRYTLKGAGRETWSPRFTYHGFRYVEVTGWPGKPAIGDIVGLRMNADLQPGGHFTSSNAMFNRLDENIQWTFLSNVFSVQSDCPAREKTGLPGRYFLQRGRVHTSLSNAAVLHKNRPRHRRCATRAGRHHRNRALRRDQRRQSRG, from the coding sequence ATGCAGATAAGAAATATTATGTTGGCGCTGGCGGTCGTATTGTGGCCATTGGGCAACGCATCGGCTCAACAGGGAGGAATAAGGCCCGCGCAGCTGACTTGCGAGTACCAGGCGCAGCCGCTGGGGATTGATATCCAAAAGCCCCGGCTCAGCTGGACGCTCACGGGCACGGGCCGCAACCTCCGGCAAACGGCATACGAAATCATCGTCAGCAGCTCCGCCGGAAATGCGCGCGCATTAAAAGGAGATGTCTGGCAAAGCGGGAAAATTACATCTTCAGAAAATATTCATATCACCTTCAACGGCGCAGCCCTTCAGTCTTTCACGCGATACTGGTGGCGGGTGAAAGTATACGATGCCAACGATAAAGCCTCGGCATGGAGCGCCCCGCAGTGGTTTGAAACGGCTATGCTCCAATCCGGGGAATGGGTGGGCGAATGGATTGGCGACGGCAGCCCGCAATTCGAAAAGCCGGAAGATTTTTACAAAGACGATCCGATGCCGCTGTTCCGCAAAACCTTCCTTCCGGCTAAAAAAGTAACCGCCGCACGGTTGTACATCAGCGGGGTGGGATATTACGAAGCTTATCTCAATGGTAAGAAAATAAGCGACCACGTGCTGGATCCGGGCTGGACTTCTTACGACAAGCGCGTCTTGTATGCCGTGCACGACATTGCCGCGCTGATGCAACCCGGTCAGAATACCGCCGGCATCATGGTTGGAAATGGTTGGTACAATCCGTTGCCGCTGCAGCTTTGGGGCGCCCGCAACTGGCGCGATTTCCTCCCGACCGGCAGACCCTGCGTAAAGGCGATGATCCGCCTCACTTATGCCGACGGCACCACGGAAGCTATCACAACCGATAATTCCTGGCAAACCGCACCAGGACCGGTAATTCGCAACAACGTATATCTCGGTGAGCATTACGATGCGCGCAAAGAAGTAAAGAACTGGGCTGCGGCAAATCCCACCGGCAGCTGGAAGGATGCTGTTCCCGTAACAGGCCCCAACGGAATATTGCAAGCGCAACAGCAACCACCCATCCGGGTAACGAAAGTACTGCAGCCGCGCAGCATCCGGGAAGTAAAACCCGGTGTGTATCTGCTCGATATGGGGCAGAATTTCGCGGGAGTCGTGCGCATCCATGTACAAGGCCCCGCCGGACGGCAAGTGGTGCTCCGCTTCGGGGAAGACACGCTGAAGAACGGGGAAATAAACGTCATGACTTCAGTTGCCGGGCAAATTAAAAACAATAACGGAGGCCCCGGCGCACCGCCTGTTGCGTGGCAGGAAGACCGGTATACGCTGAAGGGCGCAGGCCGGGAAACCTGGTCGCCGCGCTTCACCTACCACGGCTTCCGGTATGTGGAAGTGACCGGCTGGCCGGGAAAACCCGCCATTGGCGATATAGTAGGCCTGCGGATGAATGCGGACCTCCAGCCTGGTGGCCACTTCACCAGCTCCAACGCGATGTTCAACCGGCTGGATGAAAATATCCAATGGACGTTCCTTAGCAATGTTTTCAGCGTTCAATCTGATTGCCCCGCGCGCGAAAAAACTGGCCTACCCGGGCGATATTTTCTGCAGCGCGGGCGCGTTCATACATCATTATCAAATGCCGCTGTTCTACACAAAAACCGTCCGCGACATCGCCGATGCGCAACGCGCGCAGGGCGGCATCACCGAAACCGCGCCTTACGTCGGGATCAAAGACGCCAGTCCCGGGGATGA